One Chitinophagaceae bacterium C216 genomic window carries:
- the infC gene encoding Translation initiation factor IF-3, with amino-acid sequence MAVPQNPNFNRPSFGGGQFGGNKQNKVNFRNRLPQKETLHRINHNIKAPQVRLVGDNVEVGIYPIQEALKIAQQQELDLVEISPTADPPVCKVIDYNKFLYDKKKKEKEIKAKSKVTEVKEIRFTPNTDDHDFDFKAKHAEGFLKDGNKVKAYVQFKGRAIQFQDRGQLLLLKFAERLAEFGTLESMPKLEGKRMLAMIAPKSKKK; translated from the coding sequence ATGGCTGTACCACAAAATCCAAATTTTAATCGTCCTTCTTTCGGAGGGGGACAGTTTGGTGGAAATAAACAGAACAAAGTGAACTTTAGGAATCGTTTACCTCAGAAGGAAACATTACATCGAATTAATCACAACATCAAGGCTCCACAAGTGCGCCTGGTGGGCGATAATGTGGAGGTAGGGATTTATCCTATTCAAGAAGCGTTAAAAATTGCACAACAGCAGGAGTTAGATCTGGTGGAAATTTCTCCCACTGCAGATCCTCCTGTATGTAAAGTAATAGATTACAATAAGTTCCTTTACGATAAGAAGAAGAAAGAAAAGGAAATTAAGGCCAAAAGTAAGGTCACCGAGGTAAAGGAAATACGCTTTACGCCCAATACGGACGATCATGACTTCGACTTTAAAGCAAAACACGCAGAAGGTTTCTTGAAAGACGGTAACAAAGTAAAGGCCTACGTGCAGTTTAAAGGACGCGCAATCCAGTTTCAGGATAGAGGCCAGTTACTGCTTTTAAAGTTTGCCGAAAGATTGGCGGAGTTTGGAACCTTAGAAAGCATGCCTAAACTGGAAGGGAAACGCATGCTAGCCATGATTGCTCCCAAATCCAAGAAAAAGTAA
- the bepE_1 gene encoding Efflux pump membrane transporter BepE, which produces MIADVFIKRPVTAIVISIVIVLVGIISILTLPVAQYPDITPPTVQISSNFIGADAETVEQTTTTAIETQVNGTPGMTYMTSNSTSSGQSSITVNFQVGTDINIATLDVQNRASVAEPTLPDAVKRLGITVRKRNPSIMMALAFYSPNGTHDATFIGNYVNLYVKDALLRVKGVGDIFSRADDFSMRVWLDPTKMAALGITPAEVNAALQEQNLQTAAGTIGGNPQSGEQIFEYSLLTNSRINTPEQFENIIVRTRPSDGSIVYLKDVAKIELGKFDYNANAFVSGKPAAFLLIYQAPGANALDTYKGIMEALDRLRPSFPKDIDFKIPLETATVVQISINEVLHTFMEALVLVVLVVFLFLQSWRATLIPVLAIPVSLIGTFIFFHLLGFTINTLTLFAFVLAIGIVVDDAIVVVEAIQHNIDSRGMSPKDATITAMKEISAPVIAIALILAAVFIPVGFIPGIVGRLYQQFAITIAVSVLLSAFVALSLTPALSMLMLKPTATLKEKKNFLDRFFDKFNDWFAKVTRGYTKSVGRWIRKTPYVITLLILVVVTMFFLFKIKPTGFIPTEDEGRLFVTYEMPEGTSTTRSIAMIKDIMTRIEEIPEVDVVGGLAGLNIISFSNKSNVGTMFVKLKSWEQRKGPNQDVNAVIAKITAATRDIKEARVMPIAPPAIPGLGQTAGFTFQLQQVGTTDDVKQFEAVANKFLQQLNAHPAIGRAYTFFNARTPSYQVSVNREMAKKMGVSVAEAYTTLANFLGSSYVNDFNIYGRNFRVVTQADYVYRGSLDNLKDYYVRNNQGSMVPLDLLVTTKLIEAPAVISHFNIYRSIEINGTPQEGYSSGQAIEALREVAKTLPAGYGYEFSGMSREEIAAGDQQTMIFAISIIFVFLFLAALYESWSVPFAVLLAVPIGAFGSILALTFLPKLTNNVYAQIGLITLIGLAAKNAILIVEFAKERVDKGLDVVQATLQAVRLRLRPIIMTSLAFILGVVPLMMASGAASVSRRTIGWTVFGGMMAATSLAIFVVPVLYVLITKISYGKKVIKAHEPEE; this is translated from the coding sequence ATGATAGCTGATGTATTTATAAAAAGACCGGTAACCGCTATCGTCATATCGATTGTTATTGTGCTAGTGGGGATAATTTCTATATTGACCCTGCCTGTGGCACAGTATCCTGATATTACACCGCCTACAGTACAGATCTCTAGTAACTTTATCGGTGCCGATGCAGAAACGGTGGAGCAGACCACCACCACTGCTATTGAAACCCAAGTGAATGGTACTCCCGGTATGACTTACATGACCAGTAACAGTACCAGTAGTGGACAAAGTAGCATTACGGTAAATTTTCAGGTAGGTACAGATATCAATATTGCAACGCTCGACGTGCAAAACCGTGCTAGTGTTGCGGAACCTACTTTGCCTGATGCGGTAAAACGATTGGGTATAACAGTACGTAAGCGTAACCCTAGTATTATGATGGCTCTTGCGTTTTACTCACCTAATGGTACGCATGATGCCACTTTTATCGGAAACTACGTAAACCTGTACGTTAAAGATGCGCTGCTACGTGTGAAAGGTGTAGGAGATATTTTCTCGCGGGCGGATGACTTTAGTATGCGCGTATGGCTCGATCCTACCAAAATGGCGGCATTGGGTATTACACCTGCCGAGGTAAATGCGGCATTACAGGAGCAAAACCTTCAAACAGCTGCTGGTACGATCGGCGGTAATCCACAAAGTGGCGAGCAGATATTTGAATACAGTCTGCTGACAAACAGCCGTATCAATACTCCCGAGCAATTTGAAAACATTATTGTTCGTACACGCCCATCCGATGGAAGCATCGTATATCTAAAAGATGTTGCTAAAATAGAACTAGGTAAGTTCGATTATAATGCTAATGCATTTGTAAGTGGTAAGCCTGCAGCCTTCTTGCTAATTTATCAGGCTCCGGGTGCCAATGCGCTGGATACTTACAAAGGCATTATGGAGGCTTTGGATAGACTAAGGCCTAGTTTTCCTAAGGATATCGATTTTAAAATTCCTCTCGAAACTGCAACAGTGGTACAGATATCCATAAACGAGGTATTGCACACGTTTATGGAAGCCTTGGTGCTCGTGGTATTGGTGGTATTCTTATTCTTGCAAAGCTGGAGAGCAACGCTTATTCCTGTACTGGCTATTCCGGTGTCATTGATTGGGACGTTTATATTCTTCCATCTGCTTGGCTTTACGATCAACACGCTTACGTTATTTGCATTCGTTCTAGCTATTGGTATTGTGGTGGACGACGCTATTGTGGTAGTGGAAGCCATTCAGCATAATATCGACAGTCGGGGTATGTCGCCAAAGGATGCAACCATCACGGCCATGAAAGAAATTTCTGCTCCTGTAATAGCTATTGCGCTAATATTGGCAGCTGTATTCATTCCTGTTGGCTTTATTCCGGGTATTGTGGGTAGATTGTATCAGCAGTTTGCGATCACCATTGCGGTATCGGTGTTATTGTCGGCTTTTGTGGCATTGTCGCTTACTCCGGCATTAAGTATGCTGATGTTGAAGCCCACTGCAACTTTAAAGGAGAAGAAAAACTTTCTGGACCGCTTTTTCGATAAGTTCAATGACTGGTTTGCTAAAGTAACGCGTGGCTATACGAAAAGTGTGGGACGCTGGATTAGGAAGACGCCTTATGTAATTACATTGTTAATACTGGTAGTGGTTACCATGTTCTTCCTGTTTAAAATAAAACCTACAGGATTTATTCCTACTGAAGACGAAGGTCGTTTGTTTGTGACTTACGAGATGCCTGAGGGAACCAGTACCACGCGCAGTATTGCAATGATTAAAGACATTATGACCCGCATCGAGGAGATCCCTGAAGTAGATGTGGTAGGAGGTTTGGCTGGTCTCAATATTATCAGCTTTAGTAATAAATCTAACGTGGGTACCATGTTCGTTAAGCTGAAATCATGGGAACAGCGCAAAGGTCCCAATCAGGATGTAAATGCGGTGATTGCAAAAATCACGGCAGCTACACGGGATATTAAAGAAGCCAGAGTGATGCCTATTGCGCCTCCGGCGATACCTGGACTAGGACAAACTGCAGGTTTCACATTCCAGCTACAGCAAGTAGGTACTACAGACGATGTAAAGCAGTTTGAAGCAGTTGCAAATAAGTTCTTGCAACAGCTTAATGCGCATCCTGCTATTGGAAGGGCTTACACCTTCTTTAATGCTCGCACCCCCAGTTATCAGGTAAGTGTGAATAGAGAGATGGCGAAAAAAATGGGTGTAAGTGTAGCAGAGGCATATACCACACTGGCTAATTTCCTTGGAAGTAGTTATGTAAACGACTTTAATATTTACGGTCGCAACTTCCGAGTAGTCACACAAGCGGATTATGTTTACCGCGGTTCTTTAGATAACCTGAAGGACTATTACGTACGTAATAATCAAGGCAGTATGGTGCCGTTGGATCTACTGGTTACCACTAAACTGATTGAAGCGCCGGCAGTAATATCTCACTTTAATATTTATCGTTCAATTGAAATTAACGGAACTCCTCAGGAAGGTTATAGTAGTGGTCAGGCGATCGAGGCTTTGCGCGAAGTCGCTAAAACGCTACCTGCAGGATATGGATATGAGTTTTCAGGTATGAGCCGTGAAGAAATTGCTGCTGGAGATCAGCAAACCATGATATTTGCTATCTCGATCATATTCGTATTTCTTTTCCTAGCGGCCTTATACGAAAGCTGGTCCGTTCCTTTTGCCGTATTGTTAGCAGTACCTATTGGTGCCTTCGGATCTATCTTGGCGCTTACTTTCTTGCCCAAGCTTACTAATAATGTGTATGCCCAGATCGGATTGATTACTTTGATAGGTTTGGCTGCGAAAAATGCCATTTTGATTGTAGAGTTTGCCAAAGAACGGGTGGATAAGGGACTCGATGTGGTGCAGGCTACTTTACAGGCGGTAAGATTAAGGTTGCGTCCTATTATCATGACATCTCTGGCATTTATCTTAGGGGTAGTGCCATTGATGATGGCTAGCGGGGCCGCGTCTGTCAGTCGTCGTACTATTGGCTGGACGGTATTTGGTGGTATGATGGCCGCCACCTCACTAGCCATATTTGTAGTGCCGGTGCTGTATGTGCTGATTACGAAGATTAGTTACGGTAAAAAAGTGATAAAGGCTCATGAGCCAGAAGAGTAA
- the ttgA gene encoding putative efflux pump periplasmic linker TtgA: MKRVSIYAFLLLSLIACKSKQQQQGAPQNAPVPVTVMQVTESGIAAYYDEYPGILVPLNESEIRPQVTGYITGIFFKDGDKVVKGQKLYSIDQQTYDANYQAALANIALQETNLLKAKKDAERYHALDKQDAIAKQQVDYADAALAAAEKQLAAAKAQANALKANVSYSTIYAPFTGTIGISKVRVGTSVVAGQTVLNTISTDNPMAVDFAVDQKEIMRFAKLQNSKDIIDSTFSLAFGNDIYPHYGKVYTMDRAVDPQTGTIKVRLVFPNNQQLLKAGMSCTVRVLNMANSRSILIPYKAVTEQLGSFFVYVVEDGNKVTQRKVTLGKQLGTNILIKDGLQAGESIVVEGVQNLREGSLITTDTTGSSPGATPAKK, encoded by the coding sequence ATGAAAAGAGTTTCGATATACGCGTTTCTATTATTGTCTCTGATAGCCTGTAAAAGTAAACAACAACAGCAGGGAGCTCCACAGAATGCACCTGTTCCTGTTACGGTAATGCAGGTTACCGAGAGTGGTATTGCAGCTTATTATGATGAGTATCCCGGTATACTTGTCCCTCTGAACGAATCTGAAATTAGGCCTCAGGTCACTGGTTATATTACGGGTATTTTTTTCAAAGATGGAGATAAGGTTGTAAAAGGACAAAAGCTTTATAGCATTGATCAGCAAACTTACGATGCTAATTATCAGGCTGCACTGGCTAATATTGCGCTTCAGGAAACCAATCTCCTGAAGGCAAAAAAAGACGCCGAGCGTTATCATGCTTTAGACAAGCAGGACGCAATTGCAAAACAGCAGGTAGATTATGCTGATGCAGCACTGGCAGCTGCCGAGAAACAATTGGCCGCTGCAAAGGCGCAGGCAAATGCGCTTAAGGCCAACGTTAGTTACTCGACCATCTATGCACCTTTTACCGGTACTATAGGTATTTCTAAAGTGCGTGTAGGAACATCGGTGGTGGCAGGACAAACCGTGCTGAATACTATTTCTACCGATAATCCTATGGCGGTAGATTTTGCAGTAGATCAGAAAGAAATTATGCGGTTTGCCAAACTGCAAAATTCAAAGGATATTATCGATTCTACCTTTTCTCTAGCTTTTGGTAATGATATATATCCGCATTATGGAAAGGTGTATACCATGGATCGTGCTGTAGATCCGCAAACCGGTACTATTAAAGTTAGACTTGTATTTCCTAATAACCAGCAGCTACTAAAGGCAGGTATGAGTTGCACTGTAAGAGTACTGAATATGGCGAACTCCAGATCCATACTTATACCTTATAAAGCAGTAACCGAACAATTAGGTAGCTTCTTTGTGTATGTTGTAGAGGATGGTAATAAAGTAACACAACGGAAAGTTACATTGGGTAAACAGCTTGGTACCAATATTCTAATTAAGGATGGATTACAGGCAGGGGAAAGTATCGTGGTAGAAGGTGTGCAGAACTTGAGAGAAGGTTCGCTGATTACTACTGATACTACCGGGAGCAGCCCCGGTGCTACTCCTGCAAAGAAATAA
- the oprM_1 gene encoding Outer membrane protein OprM, with the protein MFYCLEKRLMMRRKTLLLLLFVLSIISTKIHAQNSEEPPLNDATLSALIDYALEHQPAVKKATIDQEITDLQVKNKLADWYPQVNFNYNYQRNFQLPVNIVDGNSIRFGVDNSSALQFTATQNIFNRDVLLASRTKDDVRFIAEKQVENAKINLVANVSRSFYDLLATQQQLRITEENIAMLARSLKDARARYDAGVADKTDYQRATIALNNAQASKRAIEEALRAKLANLKYLINYPEDRELTLQYDSATLENEIYLDTLSTAVYTQRVEYQQLQAQLRLQEANVKYNKWSYIPSVSANGAYIRNFQNNALSKLYSQGFPNSYAALTLGFPIFQGGKRKNNISIAQKQVEQTRLDIENFTNQVNSEYQSALAQYKASMANYLALKENMELAAEVHRIIELQYREGIKTYLELITAQTDLRAAQINYYNAVYSLLSSKIDVLKAQGAINVK; encoded by the coding sequence ATGTTTTATTGTTTAGAGAAGCGACTCATGATGAGAAGAAAAACACTGCTGCTTTTGCTCTTTGTACTTTCGATAATAAGTACGAAAATACATGCACAAAACAGCGAAGAACCTCCATTAAATGATGCCACGCTTTCGGCACTAATTGATTACGCATTGGAGCATCAGCCTGCAGTTAAAAAGGCTACCATTGATCAAGAAATCACCGATCTGCAGGTAAAGAACAAATTGGCCGACTGGTATCCTCAAGTCAACTTCAACTACAATTATCAGCGCAATTTTCAGTTGCCGGTAAATATTGTGGATGGTAATTCTATACGTTTTGGAGTTGATAATTCATCAGCTTTGCAATTCACTGCTACACAAAACATCTTCAATCGTGATGTGCTTTTGGCTAGTCGCACTAAGGATGATGTGCGCTTTATTGCAGAAAAGCAGGTGGAAAATGCTAAGATCAATCTTGTAGCAAATGTTTCTCGTAGTTTTTATGATCTGCTAGCAACACAGCAACAATTAAGAATTACGGAAGAAAATATTGCAATGCTGGCGCGGAGCTTAAAAGATGCGCGTGCGCGTTATGATGCAGGAGTAGCAGATAAAACCGATTACCAAAGAGCCACTATTGCTTTAAACAATGCACAAGCTTCGAAACGCGCCATTGAAGAAGCATTACGAGCTAAGTTGGCTAATCTGAAGTATCTAATCAATTATCCGGAAGACAGAGAGTTAACCCTGCAATACGATAGTGCTACACTGGAAAATGAAATCTATTTGGATACCTTATCTACGGCAGTTTACACCCAGCGCGTAGAGTATCAACAACTGCAGGCACAGCTAAGATTACAGGAAGCGAATGTTAAGTATAACAAATGGAGCTATATTCCTTCAGTATCTGCCAATGGTGCATATATTCGCAACTTTCAGAACAATGCCCTAAGCAAGCTTTACAGTCAAGGATTCCCTAATTCTTATGCTGCACTTACTTTGGGCTTCCCCATATTTCAAGGTGGAAAAAGGAAGAATAATATTTCGATAGCACAAAAACAAGTTGAGCAAACACGTTTGGATATAGAAAACTTTACCAATCAGGTAAATAGTGAGTATCAATCCGCCTTAGCTCAGTACAAGGCGAGTATGGCCAACTATCTGGCTTTAAAGGAAAATATGGAGCTGGCCGCTGAAGTACACCGTATTATTGAACTGCAGTACAGAGAAGGAATAAAAACCTATCTGGAACTGATTACTGCGCAAACCGATTTAAGAGCTGCCCAGATTAACTATTACAATGCTGTTTACAGTCTGCTTAGCAGTAAAATTGATGTCCTAAAAGCTCAGGGTGCTATTAATGTTAAATAG
- the thrS gene encoding Threonine--tRNA ligase, with amino-acid sequence MITITFPDGAKKEFEAGITALDIAKSISEGLARKVLAAKVNGEVWDATRPINNDAELLLLTWDDTDGKKTFWHSSAHLMAEAVEAMFPGVKFWVGPALDSGGFYYDMDLGDRKLSEEDLAALEKKMNELAKTNSPYVRKEVPKADALKYFTEKGDEYKLDLIGNLNDGEITFYTQGNFTDLCRGPHIPHTGFIKAIKLTNVSGAYWKGDEKNKMLTRVYGITFPNQKELDEYLAMLEEAKKRDHRKLGKELGIFTMDEMVGQGLPLWLPNGTIIIEELEKLAKETEEAAGYKRVVTPHIAKESMYLTSGHLPYYADSMYPPMELDGERYYLKAMNCPHHHRIFASEPKSYRDLPYRIAEYGTCYRYEQSGELFGLMRVRCLHMNDAHIYCTKEQFADEFRAVNDMYLKYFKIFGIEKYVMRLSLHDPEKLGQKYINEPELWKETEELVRNVLIESNIPYVEVKGEGAFYGPKIDVQIWSAIGREFTLATNQVDFAQGRRFNLTFTNQNNEPEVPLIIHRAPLGTHERFIGFLLEHYAGKFPVWLAPVQVKVLPISDKFLPYAQEVQGKLRAAGVRAEVDDRNEKIGKKIRDTELYKVPYMLIVGEKEMSENKVSVRRQGKGDAGAKSVEAFMNEILIEIKEKRNN; translated from the coding sequence ATGATTACAATCACTTTTCCGGATGGTGCCAAGAAAGAATTTGAGGCGGGAATAACCGCGCTGGATATAGCTAAATCTATATCAGAAGGATTGGCACGCAAGGTGCTTGCAGCTAAAGTTAATGGTGAAGTATGGGATGCAACACGCCCAATTAATAATGATGCGGAGTTGCTGTTACTGACGTGGGACGATACGGATGGTAAAAAAACTTTCTGGCACTCTTCGGCACACCTTATGGCAGAAGCCGTGGAAGCTATGTTCCCTGGAGTGAAGTTTTGGGTGGGACCCGCCTTGGATTCAGGAGGGTTCTATTACGATATGGATTTGGGCGACAGAAAACTGTCAGAAGAGGATTTGGCTGCACTGGAAAAGAAAATGAATGAATTGGCCAAAACCAACAGTCCTTATGTGCGTAAGGAAGTCCCTAAAGCAGATGCTTTAAAATATTTTACCGAAAAAGGTGATGAATATAAGCTAGATCTGATTGGCAATCTGAACGATGGCGAAATCACCTTCTATACACAAGGTAATTTTACCGATTTGTGTAGAGGACCGCATATACCGCATACAGGCTTTATTAAAGCCATTAAGCTTACCAATGTTTCCGGTGCATACTGGAAGGGGGATGAGAAGAATAAGATGCTTACTCGTGTATATGGTATTACATTCCCCAATCAGAAAGAATTGGATGAATACCTAGCCATGCTGGAAGAAGCTAAAAAGCGCGACCACCGCAAGCTAGGAAAAGAGCTGGGCATCTTCACCATGGATGAAATGGTGGGACAAGGATTACCCTTATGGTTACCAAATGGAACCATAATTATTGAGGAGCTCGAAAAGCTGGCTAAAGAAACTGAAGAAGCAGCCGGCTATAAAAGAGTAGTGACCCCTCATATCGCTAAGGAAAGCATGTACTTGACTAGTGGTCACCTGCCTTATTATGCCGATAGTATGTATCCACCCATGGAACTAGATGGGGAGCGATACTATCTAAAAGCCATGAACTGTCCGCATCACCACCGCATTTTTGCTTCGGAGCCTAAAAGCTATCGTGATTTACCGTATCGTATTGCAGAGTATGGTACCTGCTATCGCTATGAGCAAAGCGGAGAATTATTCGGACTGATGCGCGTGCGTTGTCTGCACATGAACGATGCACATATCTATTGTACCAAAGAACAGTTTGCTGATGAGTTTCGTGCGGTAAACGATATGTATCTGAAGTATTTTAAGATATTCGGTATTGAAAAGTATGTGATGCGACTGAGCCTTCACGATCCTGAAAAGCTTGGACAGAAGTACATCAACGAGCCTGAACTCTGGAAGGAAACAGAAGAGCTTGTTCGTAACGTGCTTATAGAAAGCAATATTCCTTATGTTGAAGTGAAAGGTGAGGGTGCTTTCTATGGTCCTAAAATTGATGTACAGATTTGGAGTGCCATCGGACGGGAGTTTACCTTAGCTACCAATCAGGTAGACTTCGCGCAAGGACGCAGATTCAATCTTACATTTACCAATCAGAATAACGAACCGGAAGTGCCGTTGATTATACATCGTGCACCGCTGGGTACTCACGAACGTTTCATTGGCTTCCTGCTGGAGCATTATGCAGGAAAGTTTCCGGTGTGGCTGGCCCCCGTGCAAGTAAAAGTGTTACCCATTAGTGACAAATTCCTTCCCTATGCACAGGAGGTACAAGGCAAATTAAGGGCTGCTGGCGTACGGGCCGAAGTAGACGACCGCAATGAAAAGATTGGTAAAAAGATTCGTGATACCGAATTGTACAAAGTGCCTTACATGCTCATTGTAGGTGAAAAAGAAATGAGTGAGAATAAAGTATCTGTACGTAGACAAGGTAAAGGAGATGCGGGAGCAAAAAGTGTAGAAGCATTCATGAACGAAATTCTCATTGAAATAAAAGAAAAGCGCAACAACTAA